The genomic window CCTCATACGCTATGGCGAGGTTGTAGTGGAGATCACCTGCGTTGGGCCGTTGCTGAATGAGGTTCTCCAGTATCCGGGCCGCCTCCACGAATTCCTTCCGTTCCGTGAGCTCCACGGCCCGGAGGTTGAGCTCGGCCACTGTACGATCGTCTACCGTGCTCTCAGGTGCCATGGCTCTTCCTCCCTCCTAAAATAATTGTAATCAGGAGATGGGGTCTTTGCAAACAAGATTGACATGATCCACACTCATACGATAGCCTGATACCATGCACATACGCCGGCGTGGCGGAACCGGGAGACGCGGCAGACTCAAAATCTGCTGGACGCATGTCCGTGTGGGTTCGAGTCCCACCGCCGGCACGAACCTCTCCTCCCCCTATCTCCTGCCTGAGAGGTGACGCATGTCCCTGAAAAAAGGTCTTTCCACCCTCGAGGTCTTCAGCATCGCCACAGGAGCCATGATAAGCTCCGGGCTCTTCGTGCTCCCCTCCATCATCTACCGCGAGGCGGGAGTCGGACTCAGCCTCTCGTACCTCCTCGCAGGCTTCCTCCTCCTCCCTGCGGTCTTTTCCCAGCTCGAACTCTCCACCGCCATGCCGAAGGCAGGTGGCAACTATCTCGCGGTGGAGAGGATCCTGGGCACGGCCGCCGGGGTGGTGGCAGGGATCACCAATTGGCTCGCCATCAGTCTCAAAGCGGGGTTCGCCCTCATCGGGATAGGCACCTTCATGACCCTCCTCTTCCCCCACCTCACCGAACAGGAGATCAAGCTCATCGCCATGGGAGCTTGCATCTTCTTCACTCTCCTCAATATCGTGAGCGTGGAATCCTCGGGCAAGGCGCAAGTAATCATGGTGGGAGGACTCCTCGCGATCCTCGCTGCCTACATCCTCCTCGGATACAGAGCCATGGACTTCTCCAACTTCGTGAAGGCCCCGGCCGGTGACATCCACAGGATCCTGGGGGCGGCAGGCACGGTGGTGATCTCCTATGGCGGCATCACCAAAGTAGCAAGCATCGCCGAGGAGGTGAAGGACCCCGGAAAGAACCTGGTACGGGGCATTATGCTCTCCTTCTGGGTGACTATCGCCTTCTACGCACTCGCCGTACTCGTAACCCAGGGACTCCTCTCGCACGAGGAACTCACCTCCACCTACACCCCCATTTCCACCGCTGCAGGCAAGCTGGTGGGCCCGGTGGGCGTATGGCTCACGGGCCTCTCGGCCCTCCTCGCCTTCATCACCACGGCGAACGCGGGGATCATGACCGCCTCCCGCAACCCCCTCTCCATGGCGCGAGACGGCCTTCTCCCCTCCTTCTTCGGTCGCGTCTCCGGGAAGACCGGCACCCCCATCCCCTCGATCCTCACCACCTCCGCCGTCATCCTCGCCGTGGTGGCGGGGCTCTCCATCGAGAACTTCGCGAAGGTGGCCTCGCTCTTCATGCTCTTCACCTACATCCTCACCAACCTCTCGGTCATCGTGATGCGATATGCAGGCCTGGTGAACTACCGCCCCACCTTCAGGAGTCCCTTCTTCCCCGTACTCCACATCATGAGCATCGTAGTATACGCCATCCTCATCGTCGACATGGGAGCCCTCACCATCGCCATTGCAGGAGGGATCATCCTCCTCTCCCTCCTCTGGTACCTGGTCTACGCACGCACCCAGTCGAGGCGACGGTCGGCCTTCCTCCACATGGTGGCCCGCCTCACCAACAAGGAGATCGCAGGCGACGACCTCGAGGAAGAGCTCCTCTCCATACTCCTGGAACGCCACGATATCGTGGAAGACGAATTCGACAGACTCATCCGCGAGGCATGGATCCTCGATATGGAGCGGCCGTCCACCCAGGAGGAGGTCTTCGAGATCCTCGCCCAGGCCATCTCGGAACGGATCGACATCCCCGTGGAGACGGCCCGCGAGAAACTCCTCACCCGCGAACAGGAGGCCTCCACCATCATATTCCCGGGTATCGCCGTGCCGCACGCCATACCCCACATCGTGGTGGAGGGTGAGGGCACCTTCGCGGTCTTCATCGTGCGCAACGTACACGGTATCACCTGGAACGACCAGACCGTATACACCGCCTTCTGTCTCGCCGGAAGCAAGGACAAGAGGGACCTCCACCTGAGGGCCCTCATGGCCATCGCCCAGATCGTGCAGACCAGAATCTTCACAGAGGAATGGCTCAAGGCACGCAATCCCCAGGAACTCAAGACCATCCTCCTCCTTGCGGAAAGGAAGCGCACCTGACATGAAGAACCGCTACCGCATGATCTTCTTCGATCTGGACGGCACCCTCCTCGACTACGCACGGGCCGAGGCATGGGCCCTCGAGCAGGCCGTGCGGGAGACCGGCCTCGAATGGGCCCCCGAGGTGCTGGAACGCTACCGGCGCGCCAATGCCGAACTCTGGAGGGCCCTCGAGCAAGGACGAACCGACGCTGCCACGCTCACCCGTCGGCGCTTCCAGGAAGCCATCCCCTCCCTCTCCGACCGCGAGGCGGAGCGTCTCAACGGCATCTATCTCTCCCACCTGGAGCAGGCGGGATTCCTCCTCCCCCACGCGAAGGAGACCCTCCTCTTCCTCTCCTCCCGGTACCGCCTCGGCGCCCTCTCCAACGGCTTCTCCCGCATCCAGAGATCCCGGCTCAGGGCCGCAGGGATCGACAGCCACCTCGCCTACGTCCTCACCTCGGAGGACGCCGGAACCGCGAAACCTGATCCCGCCTTCTTTGCCCGGGCTCTCAGGGACAACCGCCTCCGGCCGGGGGAGGCCCTTATGGTGGGCGACTCCCCCACCTCCGACATCGCAGGCGCCCTCGGCGCAGGCATGGATTCCTGCTGGATCTCACCCGGAGACGATCGCCCCCCGATTCCCCGCCCCACCTATCGGATCAGGAACCTCGAGGAACTCCGTGCCATCCTCGGCTGACCGCTTGCCCCGGCCCAGGTTTACGGGTACAATCTCTCCGCCATGATACTTTCAGGGAAAGAGATAGAAAAACGACTCGGAAGGGACATCTTCATAGAGCCGTTCTCCGAGAGGCAGCTCAACCCCAACAGCTACAACCTGAGGCTCCACAACGAGCTGCTCGTGTACACCACGCCCGTCCTGGACATGAGGAGGCCGAACCCCACCGAGCGCCTCGTCATCCCCGAGGAGGGGCTCCTCCTCGAACCGGGACGGCTCTACCTCGGGCGGACCGTGGAGTATACCAGGACCTACAACCTGGTCCCCATGCTGGAAGGCCGCTCTTCCGTGGGGAGGTTGGGCCTCTTCATCCATGTCACCGCAGGGTTCGGAGACGTGGGGTTCGAAGGGTACTGGACCCTCGAGATGTTCTGCATCCAACCGATAAAAATCTACCCTGGTGTTGAAATCTGTCAGATCTACTACCATACTATAGAGGGAGACTATGAGCCGTACCGGAGCAGGAAATACCAGAAGAACACCGGTATCCAGCCGAGCCTCCTGTACACCGAGTTCGAGGAGATGCGATAGATGGTCCCTCTCACCCCACTCTCCATCCTCCTGCTGGAAGGCACCATGAACGACGACAGGGACGACCGCCCTCTGCTCGACCGCGACGACGTACCAGAGGACATCAAGGCCGAGCTCATCCTCTTCCGCAAGCAGAACCGTATCCTCCAGAGCAAGCTCGCC from Spirochaeta thermophila DSM 6192 includes these protein-coding regions:
- a CDS encoding amino acid permease: MSLKKGLSTLEVFSIATGAMISSGLFVLPSIIYREAGVGLSLSYLLAGFLLLPAVFSQLELSTAMPKAGGNYLAVERILGTAAGVVAGITNWLAISLKAGFALIGIGTFMTLLFPHLTEQEIKLIAMGACIFFTLLNIVSVESSGKAQVIMVGGLLAILAAYILLGYRAMDFSNFVKAPAGDIHRILGAAGTVVISYGGITKVASIAEEVKDPGKNLVRGIMLSFWVTIAFYALAVLVTQGLLSHEELTSTYTPISTAAGKLVGPVGVWLTGLSALLAFITTANAGIMTASRNPLSMARDGLLPSFFGRVSGKTGTPIPSILTTSAVILAVVAGLSIENFAKVASLFMLFTYILTNLSVIVMRYAGLVNYRPTFRSPFFPVLHIMSIVVYAILIVDMGALTIAIAGGIILLSLLWYLVYARTQSRRRSAFLHMVARLTNKEIAGDDLEEELLSILLERHDIVEDEFDRLIREAWILDMERPSTQEEVFEILAQAISERIDIPVETAREKLLTREQEASTIIFPGIAVPHAIPHIVVEGEGTFAVFIVRNVHGITWNDQTVYTAFCLAGSKDKRDLHLRALMAIAQIVQTRIFTEEWLKARNPQELKTILLLAERKRT
- a CDS encoding YjjG family noncanonical pyrimidine nucleotidase — protein: MKNRYRMIFFDLDGTLLDYARAEAWALEQAVRETGLEWAPEVLERYRRANAELWRALEQGRTDAATLTRRRFQEAIPSLSDREAERLNGIYLSHLEQAGFLLPHAKETLLFLSSRYRLGALSNGFSRIQRSRLRAAGIDSHLAYVLTSEDAGTAKPDPAFFARALRDNRLRPGEALMVGDSPTSDIAGALGAGMDSCWISPGDDRPPIPRPTYRIRNLEELRAILG
- the dcd gene encoding dCTP deaminase; its protein translation is MILSGKEIEKRLGRDIFIEPFSERQLNPNSYNLRLHNELLVYTTPVLDMRRPNPTERLVIPEEGLLLEPGRLYLGRTVEYTRTYNLVPMLEGRSSVGRLGLFIHVTAGFGDVGFEGYWTLEMFCIQPIKIYPGVEICQIYYHTIEGDYEPYRSRKYQKNTGIQPSLLYTEFEEMR